Proteins from a single region of Crassaminicella profunda:
- a CDS encoding glycosyltransferase family 2 protein translates to MKKVSVIMPTYKRCDFICRAIDSVLNQTYSNFEIIVIDDNGADSPVRKEMIEIMQKYQLDSRVKYIRNSKNMGGALARNIGIKEASGEYITFLDDDDVYLPTKIEVQYNAMIQNGWDASIMDGATYNSEGKLLSKKKQMISTNPNYKELMVAHLMYHLTNTNTFMFKKESLESIGGFDDIIACQEYILMLKAINGDLNIGYIPQTLVACYIHEGERISTGEKKVRAEYILIEEKKKYFDLLNQNQRKYVLCRHHGVLFYVQFKRKKYAIALVHALKGFAYSPIGTYHLYKEYKGKLKQ, encoded by the coding sequence ATGAAAAAAGTAAGTGTTATCATGCCAACATATAAACGTTGTGATTTTATATGTAGAGCTATTGATTCTGTGTTAAATCAGACCTACTCTAATTTTGAGATTATAGTAATAGACGATAACGGAGCGGATTCTCCAGTCAGAAAAGAAATGATTGAGATAATGCAAAAATATCAATTAGATAGCAGGGTAAAGTATATTAGAAATTCAAAAAATATGGGCGGTGCGTTAGCACGAAACATAGGAATAAAAGAAGCTTCTGGAGAATATATTACTTTTTTAGATGATGATGATGTGTATTTGCCTACCAAAATAGAAGTCCAATATAATGCAATGATACAAAATGGTTGGGATGCATCAATAATGGATGGTGCAACCTATAATTCAGAAGGGAAGTTGTTAAGTAAAAAAAAACAGATGATATCTACAAATCCAAATTATAAAGAATTAATGGTTGCTCATTTAATGTATCATTTGACCAACACCAATACTTTTATGTTTAAAAAAGAAAGTTTAGAGAGCATTGGAGGGTTTGATGATATTATTGCATGTCAGGAATACATATTAATGCTTAAAGCTATTAATGGAGATTTAAATATTGGATATATTCCACAAACGCTTGTTGCTTGTTATATCCATGAAGGTGAAAGGATATCTACAGGAGAAAAAAAGGTACGAGCGGAGTATATACTTATTGAAGAAAAGAAAAAGTATTTTGATTTGCTTAACCAAAACCAAAGAAAATATGTCCTTTGTAGACACCATGGGGTATTGTTTTATGTGCAGTTTAAAAGAAAAAAATATGCAATAGCTCTAGTCCATGCGCTAAAAGGTTTTGCATATTCTCCCATAGGAACATATCATCTTTACAAAGAATATAAAGGAAAGCTTAAACAATAG
- a CDS encoding GNAT family N-acetyltransferase yields MKNQIIIRQYKDEDKYQILDLLNRTFEKQQHLNIDRDIEWWEWKYEKNIFGKPIIYVAEQDNKIIGVRPFWPWKLSIRGEEFNCFQPLDSAVDKEFRGKGLFSKLTKTAIKENKGNIDLIFNFPNEQSIGSYLRLGWTFIGNLQWYVKANKIFKCYELIKNYSGFESYHLDKDDLISEEKIKQVKNNFNFNGKLKTLKTEEFLSWRFLEHPKINYGMNIIEKNRKKLIYIYEINQNDYGRELIVLDYFGEMVLFEDMLREVDHLSKKYHVAYTLILKKFNTPMKKLIKNFYIKKKKKNFVVLPLNLGLENIVTQYNNWDLFLGMHDSV; encoded by the coding sequence ATGAAAAATCAAATTATTATACGACAATATAAGGATGAAGATAAATATCAAATACTGGACCTTCTTAATAGAACTTTTGAAAAACAACAACATTTGAATATAGATAGAGATATTGAATGGTGGGAGTGGAAGTACGAGAAAAATATATTTGGAAAACCAATAATTTATGTAGCAGAACAGGATAATAAAATAATTGGAGTGAGACCGTTCTGGCCTTGGAAATTGAGTATCAGAGGTGAAGAATTTAATTGTTTTCAACCACTAGATTCAGCAGTAGACAAAGAATTTAGAGGAAAAGGTCTATTTTCAAAATTAACGAAAACAGCAATAAAAGAAAACAAAGGAAATATAGATTTAATATTTAATTTTCCTAATGAACAAAGCATAGGATCTTACTTGAGATTAGGATGGACTTTTATAGGAAACTTACAATGGTATGTAAAAGCAAACAAAATATTTAAATGTTATGAACTAATTAAAAATTATAGTGGCTTTGAATCTTATCATTTAGATAAAGACGATTTAATAAGTGAAGAAAAGATAAAACAAGTAAAAAATAATTTTAATTTCAATGGGAAGTTAAAAACACTAAAAACAGAAGAATTTTTATCGTGGAGATTTTTAGAGCATCCTAAGATAAATTATGGAATGAACATAATAGAGAAAAATAGAAAAAAATTAATTTATATATATGAAATAAATCAGAATGATTATGGAAGAGAATTAATAGTTTTAGATTACTTCGGAGAAATGGTATTATTTGAAGACATGTTAAGAGAAGTAGATCATTTATCAAAGAAATATCATGTAGCCTATACATTAATTTTAAAAAAATTCAATACACCTATGAAGAAATTAATAAAAAATTTTTATATAAAGAAGAAAAAGAAAAATTTTGTAGTACTACCTTTAAATTTAGGATTAGAAAATATAGTAACACAGTATAATAATTGGGATTTGTTCTTAGGAATGCATGATTCTGTCTAG